tagcccgggtgcattgtaaggaacttgttaggaaatttagacctgttttctttattgtggttgaaactcactccccttttcagcatttaaaattattttgggaaaggttggggtatcactctgttggtatagtAGAAGCGGAGGGGCATAAGGGGggtatttggtttctatcctctatgaagggtgtttgttgtaagttcattgatgcttttgatcaggATGTTACTGTGGAGGTtcactttgataatttaatttggaggtgtagtggtatttatggcagtcctcaatttaataaaagggttctcctttgggattatcttgttgcgcaatccatggtttttcaaggaccttggattgttcttggtgattttaatgaagtcaaattttctcatgaatctaagggctgtcaattttctcatcaaagagcagacatgtttgctacttcattaggggatagtggtttgtttgatctgaagactatCGGGAGGCGGTTTTCTTGGTACAggagggtgaaaaattatgttgacgtgacaaaaaagcttgatcgagtctgtataaatagtagttggttatctatctttccagaggcttatgcagaagttttaaataggcttcagtctgatcattgccctattctggtgcgttgtaaaggtcgtcctcagcctaaagggaatcgacctttccgatttgttgctgcttgggctactcatcctgggtatagggatattgtgaaccagtcatggtggtctggtaatagagagattcatggcaagctttcggaagtacagaagaattcactagagtttaactcgaaggtatttggtaacatttttgttaagaaatgtgaattagagcagcagattaattacttacaaaagcgtttggaagtggtggatagtatttatttgcgtcagaaagagcaacagttgcttgatgattataataatactctagtgcaagaagagcttctatggttccaaaagtccagagtgcagtgggtaaggttcggggataggaatacaagattctttcatattcaaactcttgcgcgaaagaagcataataagattcatggcctttttctcaaggatggagtgtgggaaactgatccagaggttctgagtcaagaagcagagtctttctataaaagcttattctgtcatttggatgatgttgatttaAGTTGCCTTGGTGATGGCCTCTTCCTTCTCtaaatgaggaagcttgcaataatcttacggcaccagttactatggaggaagtcagaacagctgtttttcacatgaactcttttaaagttccgggtcctgatgggtttcaagctttcttcttcaaagaatattgggagatcattggtcttgatgtttggaagatggttaagcaggcattctccggggttactcttgatccgagaatgttggagactttactggttctcattccaaaggttgaatcaccggtatctatgaaagatttcaggccgattagtctctgcaatgtagtttacaagatcatcacgaaggtccttgttaataggcttcgtcctcatcttgcggagattgttggcccgcttcaaggaggatttattccaggacgaggaactcctgacaacatcattattgcacaagaagtcctccactttatgaagaagactaaatcaaagaaaggcacactggcctttaagattgatctggagaaagcttatgacagagttgactggaggtttttagctcatacccttaagagctttggttttcctattcctacacttaatttgattatgaattgtgtcactgcttcttccttatctattctttggaacgggagtcgtctgaatggctttactcctagccgagatcttagacaaggagatcctatgtcaccttatctttttgtgttgtgtatggagcgattggcatgctttattagtcatcaggttgatttgggcttgtgggagccggttgctatttctagagggggaccaagaatatcccacttaatgtttgcggatgacttgcttctattctgtaaagctacaaagaaacaagtgcaaaatgtgatgttggttttagagactttttgcaaagcatctaggatgaagattaatgtggagaagtctaaagcgctttgctccaagaatgtatctgcaacaaggaaagaggttttcactggggtatcctctattagatttgtccaggacttgggcaagtatcttggagttacccttagccattctagggtgactcgttcagctttcaatggtgtcctggataagattcggagtaggctagcaagctgaaaagggagtttactcaatcgggctggtagactctgcttggttaattctgttgccgCCGCTATTCCCACGTAtcagatgcaggtctctatttttcccaaaggaattattagtaaattggagtctatgatgaggaattttctttggaaaggacaagttgatggaagatgattgaatcttgttagttggaaggtactggttactccaaaaaaatatggaggtttggggattagagatccttattgtgtaaatattactcttcttgggaagctagtttggacttttttccagcagccaaataagttatgggtccaattgttggatgccaagtaccgatcatctctatatgactgttttagttattCTAAGAACAAGGAttctcccatttggaggtgtctttgcaaggcttgggaagtgttgaaggatgggtttgcttggtgtattggagatttgaaccagaatttttggttttctagctggaggagagaaggacggttatctaatgaggtggattatgttcacatttctgattcgaatcttcggatacaggatatttggtcggttggtaggtggcatttggatactctttattctcctttaccTCAAAATCTGAGagataatattctctcttacaatccagatgaacaagcaggtccggaagtgggttggtattggagtgggcctgctgccaaagtctatgactcacgcaatggttacttgtggttgtgtaagcagctgtttggttgggaggagcgggagaactggctttggctttggcgtcagcttgttccggaaaagcataagtttttggcttggttgtgtcttaaggaggctcttcctactgcaagttttcgctttagaagagggatgtcgtcatcgaataggtgtccaagatgtctttctagccaggaatcagttttacattgtattcgggattgtccaaaagctcagcttgtctggcataggttggatatttcttgtcatcctttggatttgaagaactggttcttgtatcatagcagagagcacccgttcaagttcttttcaggactttggtggatatggcgagcaaggaataatgacatctttaacccccatgaaacttggcctccggaaaaagtgatttgtctggcattaacttcagaaaaagAGCTtcggaatatttttgaattacaacgtatgtcccttccctctactctaaatggtttttggaatcccacatccattggtacttttaagattaattgtgatgctagttattttggttcgggtgatagtgttagttttgcttgtgttattagagattgtaatgggagctggcaaaaggggtgtttgggaatgattgagagtaatagtattcttcaaggagaattgtttgctatttggagaggatatctcttaacttgggatgtgggtcaacgagatgttatttgtgagacggattgtgtggaagcatttaatcttgttacacaagatggttttgggtttagtgaTCCATTGgtactcaaaataagagatatcatgcattggaattggcgtgttgactttcgtttgattatgagagatgcaaatacggtggcagatactatggcaaagatggcgatgaagttacaactttcgcatgtggagcttctttcaccttgggaggagtttaagagtagtcttaaacgggactgttcccctatttaagcagttccttattttatttgttttgtatttctttgtttaatttatttcagtcaccaaaaaaaaaaaagttgttggatattttttttatgttattagattttgtttttattgccgTCTACATTATAATTGATAGAATTGGTTGATATTCTTGTtagttatttaacaaaattattcaccaattttttttttctatttctctcttttttatttaaatttagggGCCAAGATTAGTTTGTGGAATAAAAATTTCTTAATTAAGAAAATTGTAAGAATATCACTAGACAAATGAAAATACGaatacaaattttttatataatttgactgatttataAAAACATATTTGTACACTAAATTAgatgtgttatttaatttattttaatatgtattttatattttaatatatattttatattaataactgtttttagtgattaattttaataaaaaaatttatttataaactaaaatTAGCTGCAAAAGTTAAgcattatgtatttatgtataaatatatgtattatttaactcatttttaataattttatactaataattaattttggtgaCTGATTTAAATatgcatttaatatatatatatatatatatatatatatatatatatataatcattaataaaaaaatctgtttctaaaatataaataaagaacAATAatacttattttcgaaaattatttttaatataaaaacagaaATTgtgttttggttgaattttgatatttgaagtgtattacaATAACATGCCCCTCATGTATGACAACAAAATTCACATGTTGACTTTTTATCTACAAAATTCATTCACGTATAATTATACCAAATAGTTTTATTTCCAacaaaaatatcaatatttttttcgtataaaaaaaattagccacttatttgaatcataaaagttattgttcataccctgacccaatgataaggcccagatccaaacgaaaggcccaatccaaaggattgagcctTGCCTTATACCGACCTCCTCCCTACGAAGTCGGTTCTTACCACGACTTaccctaaagaagtcgggaacgaagattagctggcagataaacgcTCATTCAAATGAATAatcgcccctaaaatctctctacccacttccaagagccatatctcaacttccctaagataaagggatggTTATCCACCTTAAATGGCAGAACTACTCTaacggtggttatgggttcaccactataaatacactgacacctctcAAGTATTTTataagtccaatactctctaaacctgtCTTGCTCCTttgctgactttggcatcggTGTGTCAGGTACTACCCCATTCTCTCATGCACAAGTCGGACGGGGACCTTGGATCACAAACCCACTTGGATACTTCATCGTTTAGACGATTGGGCCAGCCAAACTAATTcaacccattaatctccggttacttATCGTAAcagttacattttttttttaaatattctttacTGTGGTatactatctttttcttttttgggagTGCTATGCTACACGCTAACACAATGCTACCAAATTCTCCAAATAACATTTGAACATGATGATGTATGAAATGAAGTAAAATGAGTACGTGATTAAGGCATGAATATAACTATTTACACATGCCCGAATCTACAATTCAAGAACTTCATCTTCTCTACATTCCCTTACATCAATCACAAGAGTCCCTTCCTCTTTTCTTGGTCGAACCCTGCAACAGTTTCTTCTTGGAGCCTGCAAAATAGAATGAAATGGAACCAAAACAATCCTATAATGTAATTATTTCGGTTTCGAAAACTATGTGCAACTGTGCATGATCGATAAATATTAAGAGTGCATTTAGTCTATATTTTTGTCTGATTTTTAACATTTtgtgaaaaattatttttctattttaattcattgttttctttttttataaattaaaaaaaaaacctaaattcATCCATGAAAAAAATAGTCATGAAGTCACATACCTTCTCCCACATATGCGGGTCAGGTTTCTTGTGGACTTCTATTTTTCTGACCTGGGTAGGACCCGGAATTTTCCACCTACAATCCGGGTTCGGATCGACTCGAACATAGTCGCTTATCGTTTCATCAGCGAAGGCATCATAGGTGACATtagaaaagtaaaaaacaaaaggCTTCTGGCAAACATTACGATTAGAAGGACGCGTGCTGAATGGAAATGCATCGTGATCGGATTTGCGATTCCAATTCGAGAAGGTTGTCGCCGGCAACTCTACATCCCGGGGCAAGAAGATGCCCCGGAATATTTGAACCGCATACCCCCAAGACACGGATATGGTCCAAACCCGGGTTTTGTCGTAGCAAATGGATTGTTGCATAAGGCCATAAGGGTCAAGTTTCATTGGGCCCTTGAGCCTCTGCAGGGCCTGGACTCTTGTCATGTTTGGGAATATGGGCTCCACTAGGTCCAGGTGATGAAGAGATATTAGTGGTGTAACTGGATGGGCTGCTAGGAGCCCAAATAGATTTCCTTTTAAATCGAACTGCACaaaaataacatagaaaatgtAAATGCAAGCCAATCCCAAAAAGAAAAAACCTATAAATGTAAGCTCAGTAGCTAAACTCAATTAACCAACAAGggtattaccaaaaaaaaaaaaaaaagacaacaaGAAGCATGAAATTGTTTGggttttttttagttaattaatctTAGGATTTTAATAACCTAATTGTTGGATTATACACCGATTTGCCAATGAGCTTTAGCTCAAGGGGTCTCAAGTTCAAACTTCATCTAGTGCAAACTTGACCAAAAGAAGGGAATATCGTGTGTGTGAGTGTGTAACCTAATATTGAGGATTTTCCAATCcatcgaccaaaaaaaaaaaaaacaccgattttattcttgattttttttacttttgaaaatgAATTGAGATTCATTTCTTGTGTTGGTATGAAATAacgtatatattaaaaattagtgattaaattaattattaacgtaaaataaatattaaaatatatattaaaaataaataaatgaatgcatgtatatttTTCCCCATAAAATCAAGAACATTGGCCTCGTCAGAAATGAACTTGCGTAGGCCAACTCATCAAGCTGAATATTTTGACTTTAACAGACTTAAATTCTTGATATTCAATAGTCGGTCCATGCTATCTTATAAAGAGTGCCAAAATTAAGTAACAGGTGTTGCAACTTCTATATTCATGTcataaaacaaacaaatcaagtgACCTACAAATGTAGAACATAGAGCAATGTAGCAGGTGATAtcatttatcatttttaatatttatcttgaatatatatacaaatatgatGACATGAGTGGGGTTAATTCAACTAATACTTAGACACCTCACATCACCTCAGTATAATAAAATGCCACGTGTGACACACGTGGAAGCTGGTCAAGATTTATTAGATAACTCTAAACattcattcatcatgttgaaaacaatttgttttctttcttcagaagtggaaagcaaaagaaaaagaaaaaacaagttgGTGTAGAAGCCAACAACTTTTCAGAATTGgctttttatgttttcatgttatgTATGTAGGTCGTGACATTTATCAAATGATGGTCTTGGTTTGGTAATGATAAGAGAGAGCCAATAAAGAGGGTAACAAactttaggattttcattttccAAGAACGCTTTAAAGTGACAAAAATAAATACTGTCCAATAGTGGCACTAGATCTTTACTCCAAGTctccaaaatataaattttgaaaggTTTTTAGTTAGACAAACTTTGGCCTTACTtagtttcaataaaaaaataattcacttGGATAAATTAAGATAGTTCATAGGAACAAATCAATGAGACGGAGCAGACCACCTTCTATTTTGTCTTATAAGTACTATTTTAAAAGTGCTTAATCCCCACTTCAATCATATATTTGACCAAATAAAGTCAAGAACCAAAGCTTCACTACTTAACTAACACTAACAtttcaaatatagaaaaagaagtttttattttcattatatatTAAAGAAACGATCATTCATGTTGGATAAAATATTGCTTCAAAGTAAGTAACCTAAAATACAATGCTTTCAAGTCTTTAAAtattactaaataaaatatataaacctAATTAAGATATATACTTCTCATGGACCAATAATTATGCGATCCCACCTTTTCTTttgtccttttttatttttaaaaaggtgGTTATCATTCCCAATTCAATTAATCATATGTTACCAAGGTCAAGCACTAAAGATCCCACTTAACTAATGCTAATTATtaccaaaaatcaaaatcaacttgtttttcttctaaatatttaatttattcctCTCTAAGTCCCTTTTCCCTTTTTCCTATATTtcctatatataaattatatagcaTTAGGATGAAgatgcatctttttaatttttttctcaattaagatgattaattataattttttattgtgcaATATATTCtcttatatacatatttttattataataaaaaattacacttgacaacattaattgaaaaaaatctaatttttttactaGAATCAAAATTCACACATTCActagatatttattttattattttatatttacaacCAATAAGAGATACATTATTTTATATAAGAATTTTACAtaagaatttatttaattagtttgCTTTCTGATGAATCATATTTAAAAAaaccatttttttatttaattctcaCTATATTTACATCATATTCCATGAACCAACATCCAATCACTATTTCTCCACTTTAACAAACAACCAagctaataaataaattaattaattaaatagaaaatttcaAGGGAgtggtaattaattaattaattaattaattaattaattaattaattaattaaattgatgaCAAACCTGATGAAATCCATTCTCCTTAGTAAGTGGAACACCAAGCTCAGCCATGCAAGCTTGAATCCTATCATCTGAACCAAACAATGAAGGGTACCTCTGAATGCACCTATCTTGCATCTTCTCCAATGCCAGTGCCAAAGAGTAACTAATTGCAAACCCACCTCCTCCAAATGCCATGTTATATGAGAAATAAATGTTCTGCATGTGACTCTCTGAACTTGACCCTATGTAATAGAATTCATTATGATCATATTTTTGTAGCACCTTAACCAAATTCTCTGTCACAAACACTGTGTCATCATCCCCCATCACAAACCACCTCACGTTCTTCATCTTTAGCCTCACTGTCTCAGATACTATCCGTGATAAACGAATCCCTGACCtatattattcatataattcaTAGTACATTAACAaaattatgtttataattaatcatttttcttatttattaattattagccaATACGTGAACAAAATTAATTTACTGAATTATTCATGTACTAATTCAAATCCATAATGTCATCGGTCTAGAATTGAGTGTAATTGATAAGCAAGAAAAACAGGACACGGATTTCAAATGTCTCGGTGTTTCAAGTATTTTAATAATTGTAATCATTAATCTCAATTATAAACGATTGAAATTAGAGTTtatctattttatgttttaaggattcatattaatattattaattaaaatttttttattaaaaatataaaaaatttaaatttttaatatattgttttatgtttattaaaattttttattaataataaatttatcatatgtCTGTAGAGCATATATTagctaaattcttaaaattaacactaaaatactaaaatgcctataatattttttatattatataaaaaaataaaatattttttattaatatttattatttttaaaattattcataatatttaattttatttataatattttttatttatgttaaaattattattggacatttttaattttatgtttaacgttttagataaaattaatatttaagagTAGTTCTGTTgcaaataaaaaatgttagagataaaatcaaataatattaattattaaaaatattttaagaaaatcACAAATATTGGAAAAAAATCACTTTAGCGGAGATAGAATAAGACATATGATATATAGTTGAAGTTGATTGAATGGAGAAATTAAATTTCGTGAGATGACCTGTGTCCATTGGGGTGGTTGTACTTGAACTTGGAAGTGTCACTAGAAACCCTCAATGTTGGAAGCAATGATTCTTCACCATGTTCAATTTGAACC
The sequence above is drawn from the Arachis hypogaea cultivar Tifrunner chromosome 4, arahy.Tifrunner.gnm2.J5K5, whole genome shotgun sequence genome and encodes:
- the LOC112797513 gene encoding uncharacterized protein, translated to MKISPKDSTSEIFLQTSSWPITKLMAFFFLIISISSLTILTHSSYNNQCSHHPTSMTIQISDPPSSAPPPLPLSLQQTTTPTKQHHHQPIVLDDHKSRTNLSHIVFGIGATSNFWNHRKQYIKLWWRPNVTRGNVWLDQKVQIEHGEESLLPTLRVSSDTSKFKYNHPNGHRSGIRLSRIVSETVRLKMKNVRWFVMGDDDTVFVTENLVKVLQKYDHNEFYYIGSSSESHMQNIYFSYNMAFGGGGFAISYSLALALEKMQDRCIQRYPSLFGSDDRIQACMAELGVPLTKENGFHQFDLKGNLFGLLAAHPVTPLISLHHLDLVEPIFPNMTRVQALQRLKGPMKLDPYGLMQQSICYDKTRVWTISVSWGYAVQIFRGIFLPRDVELPATTFSNWNRKSDHDAFPFSTRPSNRNVCQKPFVFYFSNVTYDAFADETISDYVRVDPNPDCRWKIPGPTQVRKIEVHKKPDPHMWEKAPRRNCCRVRPRKEEGTLVIDVRECREDEVLEL